One Gammaproteobacteria bacterium DNA window includes the following coding sequences:
- a CDS encoding chorismate lyase, producing MQIRWGKHKQEPHWYDLDRADEIPVALRDWVLTTDSLTRKVQSYCRGRFHLKIVRHGWARAQLNERRLLLMPDTQRALRREVILYCDQTPLIFARTIIPNRTLHGAGRRLSRLRRKPLGELLFRDHSVLRSDLQVACVDADNAMFKALAIKANKKIWGRRSIFLFSGQPLLVSEFFLPALNHL from the coding sequence GTGCAAATACGTTGGGGGAAACACAAACAAGAACCGCATTGGTATGATCTGGATCGTGCTGATGAAATTCCTGTGGCCTTGCGTGACTGGGTATTAACGACAGATTCCTTGACTCGCAAAGTGCAATCATATTGTCGCGGTCGTTTTCATTTGAAAATCGTGCGGCATGGTTGGGCACGTGCTCAGCTCAATGAGCGGCGTCTATTATTAATGCCAGATACGCAGCGGGCGCTACGTCGCGAAGTTATACTGTACTGTGATCAAACCCCCTTGATCTTTGCTCGCACCATTATACCCAACCGTACTTTGCATGGCGCAGGGCGACGTTTGTCACGCCTTAGGCGCAAGCCTTTAGGCGAGCTTTTGTTTCGTGATCACTCGGTGTTACGCAGTGATTTACAAGTGGCGTGCGTTGATGCCGATAACGCTATGTTTAAAGCGTTAGCCATCAAGGCGAATAAAAAAATATGGGGTCGTCGCAGTATATTCTTATTTTCTGGCCAGCCCTTATTGGTTAGCG